Proteins from a single region of Verrucomicrobiia bacterium:
- a CDS encoding CBS domain-containing protein has translation MIDTTTISEILEAKGSNVYSVTPETTVFDAIKTMAEKNIGALAVVDAGRLIGILSERDYTRKVVLQGKSSKSTQVREIISGGIISVTPGHTVEECLRLMTNHRVRHLPVLVNGQLAGLVSIGDLVNSVISAQRAAIEQLQAYIGGVPG, from the coding sequence ATGATCGACACAACCACCATCAGCGAAATCCTTGAGGCCAAGGGCAGCAATGTTTACAGCGTGACGCCCGAGACGACGGTGTTTGACGCCATCAAAACGATGGCGGAAAAAAACATCGGCGCGCTCGCCGTCGTGGACGCCGGACGTTTGATTGGCATTCTTTCGGAACGCGACTACACACGCAAAGTGGTGCTTCAGGGCAAGTCTTCGAAGTCCACGCAAGTGCGCGAAATCATTTCCGGCGGGATCATTTCCGTGACGCCGGGGCACACAGTGGAGGAATGCCTGCGGCTGATGACGAACCACCGGGTGCGTCATTTGCCGGTGCTGGTGAACGGCCAGCTCGCCGGCCTCGTGTCCATCGGCGACCTGGTGAACTCCGTCATTTCCGCCCAACGCGCCGCAATCGAGCAGTTGCAGGCCTATATCGGCGGCGTGCCGGGCTGA
- a CDS encoding TlpA disulfide reductase family protein, giving the protein MKTLLASGIGLALWTGVATLPAAQIGDPAAPLNIATWVKGKPVDLAEAKGRKIVVVEFWATWCGPCRVSIPHLTELQKKFADRGVVFVGVSDEDAATVKPFVDQMGDQMNYTVAVDNNRQTSQGYMDAYNQNGIPTAFVVDRDGKVAWLGHPMGDLEKVLDKLAAAPVVDDPAAQKRVTARRKLQEFTALAARGDDAAKLDALATELTTLDRELGGIEPGQKLNLPDLRRTVRFQSLMREYQRSVAAGKPATELARIEQEAAPLAPPGFKFADYRDKFSLQRTWQDYYRAVTGHGDAAKVDELTRKLELMESDDTDALNEIAWTLLTDANIKTRNLKLALKFAQAATDASKGQNADVLDTYARALFDNGRAAAAVTQEQRAVALTTDKARLAELKAALQRYQAGATVDRPKTVAGAE; this is encoded by the coding sequence ATGAAAACTCTGCTCGCTTCAGGGATCGGGCTGGCCCTTTGGACCGGCGTCGCAACGTTGCCGGCGGCCCAGATTGGTGATCCCGCGGCGCCGCTCAACATCGCGACCTGGGTCAAGGGCAAGCCGGTGGACCTGGCCGAGGCCAAAGGCCGGAAGATTGTGGTGGTGGAATTTTGGGCGACGTGGTGCGGGCCCTGTCGCGTCAGCATTCCGCATTTGACGGAGCTGCAGAAGAAGTTCGCCGACCGCGGCGTGGTCTTCGTCGGCGTGAGCGACGAGGACGCCGCCACCGTCAAGCCGTTCGTGGACCAGATGGGTGACCAGATGAACTATACCGTGGCCGTGGACAACAATCGTCAGACGTCACAGGGCTACATGGACGCTTACAACCAAAACGGCATTCCGACCGCCTTCGTCGTGGACCGGGACGGCAAGGTTGCCTGGCTGGGACATCCGATGGGCGATTTGGAGAAGGTGCTCGACAAACTGGCGGCGGCCCCGGTGGTGGACGATCCTGCCGCCCAAAAACGCGTCACCGCCCGGCGCAAACTGCAGGAGTTTACGGCCCTGGCCGCACGCGGCGACGACGCCGCCAAGCTGGACGCCCTGGCGACGGAACTCACCACACTGGACCGCGAACTGGGCGGCATCGAGCCGGGACAAAAATTGAATCTCCCCGACCTGCGACGCACGGTCCGGTTCCAAAGCCTGATGCGCGAATATCAGCGCAGCGTGGCCGCCGGCAAACCCGCAACCGAGCTGGCCCGGATTGAACAGGAAGCCGCCCCGCTTGCGCCGCCGGGCTTCAAGTTCGCCGACTACCGTGACAAGTTCAGCCTCCAGCGAACCTGGCAGGATTATTACCGGGCTGTGACCGGACATGGCGACGCCGCCAAAGTGGACGAACTGACTCGAAAACTGGAATTGATGGAGTCGGACGACACCGATGCGCTGAATGAAATCGCCTGGACGCTGCTCACCGATGCCAACATCAAGACCCGCAACCTCAAGCTCGCGTTGAAATTCGCCCAGGCAGCAACGGACGCGTCCAAAGGCCAGAACGCCGACGTGCTCGACACCTACGCCCGCGCGTTGTTCGACAACGGCCGGGCTGCCGCCGCGGTGACGCAGGAGCAACGCGCCGTCGCGCTGACCACCGACAAGGCGCGGCTCGCGGAACTCAAGGCGGCCTTGCAGCGCTATCAGGCCGGGGCCACCGTGGACCGGCCGAAGACCGTGGCCGGCGCAGAGTGA